The DNA region CAAACAGTGTCGATAAACAGCGGTCAACGCGCCGCGCCAATTCCCGACTCGGCGGTGACTAGCACTTACCCTGGCAGCTGTGACAAGTCCCCAAGACCCACGCCCCTGGCAGCGGCCCGACGAATCGGGCGGTCGGCCTGCGTCGGCGAGCCTGGTGGATCCCGAGGACGATCTCCCTTCCGCGAACTACGGCGGTGACTTCGAAACCACCGCGATCCCGCGCTACGACGCCGCCAAGCCGGCGAACGAACACCCCTTCGGCCTGATGAACGATCCCGAACCGCTGCCGTACGTACAGCCCAGCGGTGGCCTGGCCGCCGGCGCATATGGCGCCGCGGCCCCCGCCGAGGTCGTCAGTGACCCCGATCGCCGCGATGCGGACCGCAGAGGCACCCAGGACCTGGGCCTGCTGTTGTTGCGGATCGCGGTCGGTGCCCTGTTCATCGGCCACGGCCTGCAGAAGGTGTTCGGCTGGTGGGGCGGTCCCGGTCTCGGTGGCTTCCGGGATTCGCTGACCGAATGGGGCTTCCAGTACGCCGACATCCTGACCTACGTGGCCGCCGGCGGCCAGATCGCCGCCGGTGTGCTGCTCGTCCTCGGGCTGTTCACCCCGATCGCGGCCGCGGGAGCGCTGGCCTACCTGGTCACCGCCTTCCTCGCCGAGGTGTCGATCGCCCACGACGAGGCCAGGCTCTCGGCCTTCCTCACCGACGGCCACGAATACCTGGTGATCCTGGTGTGCGTGGTCGCGGCGATGATCCTGATCGGCCCCGGTAGGTACGGTCTGGACGCGGGCCGGGGCTGGGCCCGTCGCCCCTTCATCGGGTCGTTCGCCGCACTGATCCTGGGTGTGGGTGCGGGCGTGGCGATCTGGGTGCTGCTCAACGGCGCCAATCCCTTGGCGTGACGCGCGAGCCAATCCCTTGGCGTGACGCGCGAGCGTTGAGCCTGCGTTGAGGGCGACGAAGTGTGAGAGACGTGCGCCATGGTCGCAGTCTCAGCGGAGCTGGCCGGACTGTCAGTCGTAGGGATTGGGCACGCGTCCGCCGCTGGCCACCGTCAGCTGCGGCAGCGTGGCGAACGTGACTGCCGGCAGTGGCAATTCACTCCCGTCGCGGCGGCGGGCCAGCGCCCATGCCCGCCGGCCGAACCGCAGCCCGTCGATCTCGTCCCAGCGGACCGTCTCGCTGCTCAGCAACCGTCGCGCGGTGACCCCGTCACCGTCTGCGGTGGTCCGGTACCGGCTGATCACCAGCGACAGCATCACCGGGATGACAAACAGCAGCACCGACCACCCGCCCACGGCCAGCACCACCGACAGCAGTGCGAACGAGAACAGCGCGACGGCGAGGTGCGCCATGGGTGAGATCCTGATGACCACCGGGGCCGACGTCGAAGGGGAACCCATGCCGCCATCATTCCATCGACAGGGCATTTGACGTTTGGCCAGTTCGGCGGCTACCGTCGACTGCTATGCAGACCATGCTCGTAGTAATTGGGTTGCGCGTTGATGCCGCGCTGGCCCCGATTCGGGCATAGCAAAACAGCATCGACGCGCAACCCTCGTACAGCCCGCTGGGCTGACGGGGGTTTTTTGTTGCCCCAGCACCGATTTTGAGAAGATCGCACCGACCGAGAAAGACCAGAGGACACCGTGAGCGCACCCACCACGCGACCACCCGAGCAGTCGGCGACCCCGACGAACGGGACAGCGGCTGCCGCGAAGCACAACTCCGCGACAGCCCCGGCGCAAGCCATACGTCAACCGAATAACGTTGCCCCGCATCAACTCACCGGGGCCCAGGCCGTCATCCGGGCGCTCGAGGAGCTCGACGTCGATACGATCTTCGGTATCCCCGGCGGCGCGGTTCTGCCGGTGTACGACCCGCTGTTCGACTCGCAGAAGCTGCGGCACGTCCTGGTCCGCCACGAGCAGGGTGCGGGCCACGCCGCCAGCGGTTACGCCCACGCCACCGGCAAGGTCGGCGTCATGATGGCGACGTCCGGTCCCGGCGCGACCAACCTGGTGACGCCGCTGGCAGACGCCCAGATGGACTCGATCCCGGTGGTGGCGATCACCGGACAGGTCGGACGAGGGCTGATCGGCACGGACGCGTTCCAGGAAGCCGACATCTCCGGCATCACCATGCCGATCACCAAGCACAACTTCCT from Mycobacterium sp. DL includes:
- a CDS encoding DoxX family protein, with amino-acid sequence MTSPQDPRPWQRPDESGGRPASASLVDPEDDLPSANYGGDFETTAIPRYDAAKPANEHPFGLMNDPEPLPYVQPSGGLAAGAYGAAAPAEVVSDPDRRDADRRGTQDLGLLLLRIAVGALFIGHGLQKVFGWWGGPGLGGFRDSLTEWGFQYADILTYVAAGGQIAAGVLLVLGLFTPIAAAGALAYLVTAFLAEVSIAHDEARLSAFLTDGHEYLVILVCVVAAMILIGPGRYGLDAGRGWARRPFIGSFAALILGVGAGVAIWVLLNGANPLA
- a CDS encoding PH domain-containing protein, with the protein product MGSPSTSAPVVIRISPMAHLAVALFSFALLSVVLAVGGWSVLLFVIPVMLSLVISRYRTTADGDGVTARRLLSSETVRWDEIDGLRFGRRAWALARRRDGSELPLPAVTFATLPQLTVASGGRVPNPYD